In Streptomyces thermolilacinus SPC6, a single genomic region encodes these proteins:
- a CDS encoding PRC-barrel domain-containing protein — MQTDIDPRSLIGRKAFDRDGHRIGTVDEVYLDDATGVPEWAALRTGLFGRDAFVPLEPSRVAADGLHVPYPKALIKDAPNLGVGRHLSPEQELRLYRHYDLDLPSAPSPGRDVGAVADGD, encoded by the coding sequence GTGCAGACCGATATCGACCCGCGCAGCTTGATCGGGCGCAAGGCGTTCGACCGCGACGGCCACCGGATCGGCACGGTGGACGAGGTGTACCTGGACGACGCGACGGGCGTCCCCGAATGGGCGGCGCTACGGACCGGCCTCTTCGGGCGCGACGCGTTCGTCCCGCTGGAGCCGAGCCGGGTCGCCGCCGACGGCCTGCACGTCCCGTACCCCAAGGCACTCATCAAGGACGCCCCGAACCTCGGGGTGGGCCGGCACCTCTCGCCGGAACAGGAACTCCGCCTGTACCGGCACTACGACCTGGACCTGCCGTCCGCGCCCTCCCCCGGCAGGGACGTCGGCGCCGTGGCGGACGGCGACTGA
- the gcvP gene encoding aminomethyl-transferring glycine dehydrogenase — protein MTANRIPLSQLERGTPFEQRHIGPDAEARAKMLAQVGYGSLDELTAAAVPDVIKSAETLALPEARSEAEVLAELRALAGRNQVLAPMIGLGYYGTFTPPVILRNVMENPAWYTAYTPYQPEISQGRLEALLNFQTVVADLTGLPTSGASLLDEGTAAAEAMSLARRVGKVKNGVFLVDADALPQTIAVIETRAEPTGVEVVVADLSDGIPAEVAERGVFGVLLQYPGASGAVRDIKPLIDAAHELGAVVTVAADLLALTLLTSPGELGADIAVGTTQRFGVPMGFGGPHAGYMAVRDAFARSLPGRLVGVSVDADGNKAYRLALQTREQHIRREKATSNICTAQVLLAVMAGMYAVYHGPEGLKEIARRTHRYAAILAAGLRAGGVEVVHGDFFDTITARVPGKAADVVAAAREGGVNLHLVDADHVSVACDETTGRAQLTAVWAAFGVTGDIEALDAETADALPEALLRTDDYLTHPVFHAHRSETAMLRYLRKLADRDYALDRGMIPLGSCTMKLNATTEMEPVTWPEFGQMHPFAPAEQAEGYLTLIHELEDRLAEVTGYDKVSLQPNAGSQGELAGLLAVRAYHRASGDTQRTVCLIPSSAHGTNAASAVMAGMKVVVVKTADDGEIDVADLRAKIEQYRDELSVLMITYPSTHGVFEEHVADICAQVHEAGGQVYVDGANLNALVGLAKPGKFGGDVSHLNLHKTFCIPHGGGGPGVGPVAVRSHLAPYLPNHPLQPSAGPETGVGPISAAPWGSAGILPISWSYVRLMGGEGLKRATQVAVLAANYIAKRLEPHYPVLYTGPGGLVAHECIIDLRPLSKETGVSVDDIAKRLIDYGFHAPTMSFPVAGTLMIEPTESEDLTELDRFCDTMIAIRGEIEKVASGDWPADDNPLRNAPHTAAALGGEWDHAYSRDEAVFPAGVSAADKYWPPVRRIDGAFGDRNLVCSCPPLDEYDA, from the coding sequence ATGACCGCCAACCGCATTCCGCTCTCCCAGCTCGAGCGGGGCACCCCCTTCGAGCAGCGCCACATCGGCCCCGACGCCGAGGCGCGCGCCAAGATGCTCGCGCAGGTCGGCTACGGCTCGCTCGACGAGCTCACGGCGGCCGCGGTGCCGGACGTGATCAAGAGCGCCGAGACGCTCGCCCTGCCCGAGGCCCGCAGTGAGGCCGAGGTCCTCGCCGAGCTGCGCGCCCTCGCGGGCCGCAACCAGGTGCTGGCCCCGATGATCGGCCTCGGCTACTACGGCACGTTCACCCCGCCGGTCATCCTCCGCAACGTCATGGAGAACCCGGCCTGGTACACCGCGTACACGCCGTACCAGCCGGAGATCTCGCAGGGCCGTCTGGAGGCGCTGCTCAACTTCCAGACCGTCGTCGCCGACCTGACCGGTCTGCCCACCTCCGGCGCCTCCCTCCTCGACGAGGGCACCGCGGCCGCCGAGGCCATGTCCCTCGCCCGGCGCGTCGGCAAGGTCAAGAACGGCGTCTTCCTCGTGGACGCCGACGCCCTGCCGCAGACGATCGCCGTCATCGAGACGCGCGCCGAGCCGACCGGTGTCGAGGTCGTCGTCGCGGACCTGAGCGACGGCATCCCGGCCGAGGTCGCCGAGCGCGGTGTCTTCGGCGTGCTCCTCCAGTACCCGGGCGCGTCCGGCGCCGTCCGCGACATCAAGCCGCTGATCGACGCCGCGCACGAGCTGGGCGCCGTCGTCACCGTCGCCGCCGACCTGCTGGCGCTGACCCTGCTCACCTCGCCCGGCGAGCTGGGCGCGGACATCGCCGTCGGCACCACCCAGCGCTTCGGCGTCCCGATGGGCTTCGGCGGCCCGCACGCCGGTTACATGGCCGTCCGCGACGCGTTCGCCCGCAGCCTGCCCGGCCGCCTCGTCGGCGTCTCCGTCGACGCCGACGGCAACAAGGCGTACCGCCTGGCCCTCCAGACCCGCGAGCAGCACATCCGCCGCGAGAAGGCCACCAGCAACATCTGCACCGCCCAGGTGCTCCTCGCCGTCATGGCCGGCATGTACGCCGTCTACCACGGCCCCGAGGGCCTGAAGGAGATCGCCCGGCGCACCCACCGGTACGCGGCGATCCTCGCGGCCGGTCTGCGCGCCGGTGGCGTCGAGGTCGTCCACGGCGACTTCTTCGACACGATCACCGCGCGGGTGCCCGGCAAGGCCGCCGACGTCGTCGCCGCTGCCCGCGAGGGCGGCGTGAACCTCCACCTCGTGGACGCCGACCACGTCTCCGTCGCCTGCGACGAGACCACCGGCCGCGCCCAGCTCACCGCCGTCTGGGCCGCCTTCGGCGTGACCGGCGACATCGAGGCGCTGGACGCCGAGACCGCCGACGCGCTGCCCGAGGCGCTGCTGCGCACCGACGACTACCTCACCCACCCGGTCTTCCACGCGCACCGCTCCGAGACCGCGATGCTGCGCTACCTGCGCAAGCTCGCCGACCGCGACTACGCGCTGGACCGCGGCATGATCCCGCTCGGCTCCTGCACGATGAAGCTGAACGCGACCACCGAGATGGAGCCGGTCACCTGGCCCGAGTTCGGCCAGATGCACCCCTTCGCCCCGGCGGAGCAGGCCGAGGGCTACCTCACGCTCATCCACGAGCTGGAGGACCGCCTCGCCGAGGTCACCGGCTACGACAAGGTCTCCCTCCAGCCCAACGCCGGTTCGCAGGGCGAGCTGGCGGGCCTGCTCGCCGTGCGCGCGTACCACCGCGCCAGCGGCGACACGCAGCGCACGGTCTGCCTCATCCCGTCCTCCGCGCACGGCACCAACGCCGCGTCCGCCGTCATGGCCGGGATGAAGGTCGTCGTCGTCAAGACCGCCGACGACGGCGAGATCGACGTCGCCGACCTGCGCGCCAAGATCGAGCAGTACCGCGACGAACTGTCCGTGCTGATGATCACGTACCCGTCGACGCACGGCGTCTTCGAGGAGCACGTCGCCGACATCTGCGCCCAGGTCCACGAGGCCGGCGGCCAGGTGTACGTGGACGGCGCCAACCTCAACGCGCTCGTCGGCCTGGCGAAGCCCGGCAAGTTCGGCGGCGACGTGTCGCACCTGAACCTGCACAAGACGTTCTGCATCCCGCACGGCGGCGGCGGCCCCGGCGTCGGCCCGGTCGCGGTCCGCTCGCACCTCGCCCCGTACCTGCCGAACCACCCGCTCCAGCCGTCCGCGGGCCCGGAGACCGGCGTCGGCCCGATCTCGGCGGCGCCCTGGGGCTCGGCCGGCATCCTGCCGATCTCCTGGTCGTACGTACGGCTCATGGGCGGCGAGGGCCTCAAGCGCGCCACGCAGGTCGCCGTCCTCGCGGCGAACTACATCGCCAAGCGCCTGGAGCCGCACTACCCGGTCCTGTACACCGGCCCGGGCGGTCTCGTCGCCCACGAGTGCATCATCGACCTGCGCCCCCTGTCCAAGGAGACCGGCGTCAGCGTCGACGACATCGCCAAGCGCCTGATCGACTACGGCTTCCACGCGCCGACCATGTCGTTCCCGGTCGCCGGGACGCTGATGATCGAGCCGACCGAGTCCGAGGACCTCACCGAGCTCGACCGGTTCTGCGACACGATGATCGCGATCCGCGGCGAGATCGAGAAGGTCGCCTCCGGTGACTGGCCGGCCGACGACAACCCGCTGCGCAACGCCCCGCACACGGCGGCCGCGCTCGGCGGCGAGTGGGACCACGCCTACAGCCGTGACGAGGCCGTCTTCCCGGCCGGTGTCTCGGCCGCGGACAAGTACTGGCCGCCGGTGCGCCGGATCGACGGCGCGTTCGGCGACCGGAACCTGGTCTGCTCCTGCCCGCCGCTGGACGAGTACGACGCCTGA
- a CDS encoding DUF5999 family protein, with protein sequence MCQHQPPCPTADSADREAARVVAHHPEQGWSLLCNGVLLFEDTGELLPDGQIIAPHRPLTASRVARAA encoded by the coding sequence ATGTGCCAGCACCAGCCACCCTGCCCGACCGCAGACTCCGCCGACCGGGAGGCCGCCCGCGTGGTGGCCCACCACCCGGAGCAGGGCTGGAGCCTGCTGTGCAACGGCGTCCTGCTGTTCGAGGACACGGGCGAGCTGCTGCCGGACGGCCAGATCATCGCGCCGCACCGCCCGCTGACCGCGTCCCGGGTGGCGAGGGCCGCGTAA
- a CDS encoding glutamate-cysteine ligase family protein has product MGEKVVAVRFDLADRQRYRRKLRSCLDALERLFAEKRFDRPRNLMGLEIELNLAGADGLPRMMNAQVLERIASRDFQTELGMFNLEVNIAPHPLAGHVFSQLAEELRTGLGYAHRKAEEVGAGILMIGILPTLTRRDVDLVNISDVDRYMLLNDQIVAARGEDFTLEVDGVERLGCTAASITPEAACTSVQLHLQVTPARFADVWNAAQAVAAVQIATGANSPFLFGRELWRETRPPLFRQATDTRPPELQAQGVRPRTWFGERWVDSAYELFEENYRYFPALLPLCGDEDPMRVLDEGGAPSLQELVLHNGTVYRWNRPVYGVMDGVPHLRVENRVLPAGPTVEDVVANAAFYYGLVRALADDPRPVWKRMPFQDASDNFDAACRYGIDAELRWPRPGRGGVTAVPAVKLVRDELLPLAASGLDAWGVEPGDRDRLLGIIEERCRRRVNGATWQVETFHRAQEAGLDREAALAATARRYRELALTGEPVHTWPVRSPGRYPQRGR; this is encoded by the coding sequence ATGGGGGAGAAGGTCGTGGCAGTCAGGTTCGACCTGGCCGATCGGCAGAGGTACCGCAGGAAACTCCGGAGCTGTCTGGACGCGCTGGAGCGGCTGTTCGCGGAGAAACGGTTCGACCGCCCGCGCAACCTCATGGGGCTGGAGATCGAGCTGAATCTCGCGGGGGCCGACGGGCTGCCCAGGATGATGAACGCGCAGGTGCTGGAGCGCATCGCGAGCCGGGATTTCCAGACGGAACTCGGAATGTTCAACCTCGAAGTGAACATCGCGCCGCACCCGCTCGCCGGACATGTTTTCTCACAGCTCGCCGAGGAACTGCGCACCGGCCTGGGATATGCCCACCGCAAGGCGGAGGAGGTGGGCGCGGGCATCCTGATGATCGGCATACTCCCCACGCTCACCCGGCGCGACGTGGACCTCGTCAACATCTCCGACGTCGACCGCTACATGCTGCTCAACGACCAGATCGTCGCCGCCCGGGGCGAGGACTTCACCCTGGAGGTCGACGGTGTGGAGCGGCTGGGCTGTACGGCGGCGTCCATCACCCCCGAGGCCGCCTGCACCTCCGTACAGCTCCACCTCCAGGTCACCCCGGCGCGCTTCGCCGACGTGTGGAACGCGGCGCAGGCCGTCGCCGCCGTGCAGATCGCGACCGGTGCCAACTCCCCGTTCCTCTTCGGGCGCGAGCTGTGGCGCGAGACCCGGCCGCCGCTGTTCCGGCAGGCCACCGACACGCGCCCGCCCGAGCTGCAGGCGCAGGGGGTGCGGCCGCGCACCTGGTTCGGCGAGCGGTGGGTGGACTCCGCGTATGAGCTGTTCGAGGAGAACTACCGCTACTTCCCCGCGCTGCTGCCGCTGTGCGGCGACGAGGACCCGATGCGCGTCCTCGACGAGGGGGGCGCGCCGTCCCTTCAGGAGCTCGTCCTGCACAACGGCACCGTGTACCGCTGGAACCGGCCCGTGTACGGCGTGATGGACGGCGTCCCGCACCTGCGGGTGGAGAACCGGGTGCTGCCCGCCGGGCCCACCGTCGAGGACGTCGTCGCCAACGCCGCCTTCTACTACGGGCTGGTGCGCGCCCTCGCCGACGACCCGAGGCCCGTGTGGAAGCGGATGCCGTTCCAGGACGCCTCCGACAACTTCGACGCCGCCTGCCGGTACGGGATCGACGCCGAACTGCGCTGGCCCCGCCCCGGGCGCGGTGGTGTGACCGCCGTACCCGCCGTGAAGCTTGTACGGGACGAACTGCTGCCGCTCGCAGCCTCCGGGCTGGACGCCTGGGGTGTCGAGCCGGGCGACCGGGACCGCTTGCTCGGCATCATCGAGGAGCGCTGTCGCCGCCGCGTCAACGGCGCGACATGGCAGGTCGAAACGTTTCACCGGGCCCAGGAGGCGGGCCTGGACCGGGAGGCGGCGCTGGCCGCGACCGCCCGCCGCTACCGGGAGCTGGCGCTCACCGGCGAGCCGGTCCACACCTGGCCCGTACGGTCCCCGGGGCGGTACCCGCAGCGGGGCCGCTGA
- a CDS encoding CPBP family intramembrane glutamic endopeptidase yields the protein MRTDAGATAGAVGGPRGTLRSETLIVLALSLGASAVSSLISFVGSLTRPGGLKDQAATLNGSYAPGRPWLDLAWQLFSITTALVPVVLVAHLLLREGAGLRAIGFDRTRPWPDLGRGTLVAAAIGGAGLAFYLLSRALGMNLTVVPESLPGEWWKFPVLILSALQNSVVEEVIVVGYLLRRLGQLGWSPMAALVASSVLRGSYHLYQGIGGFIGNMVMGVVFVLLYRRWGRVGPLVVAHALLDIVAFVGYALLAGKVGWLPTA from the coding sequence GTGCGAACAGATGCGGGAGCGACGGCCGGTGCGGTGGGCGGGCCGCGCGGGACACTGCGGTCCGAGACGCTCATCGTGCTCGCCCTGTCGCTGGGCGCGAGCGCCGTCTCCTCGCTGATCAGCTTCGTCGGGTCGCTGACCAGACCGGGCGGGCTCAAGGACCAGGCGGCCACGCTCAACGGCTCATACGCGCCGGGGAGGCCCTGGCTCGACCTCGCGTGGCAGCTGTTCTCCATCACCACCGCCCTCGTGCCGGTGGTCCTGGTCGCGCATCTGCTGCTGCGGGAGGGCGCCGGGCTGCGCGCGATCGGCTTCGACCGCACCCGGCCCTGGCCCGACCTCGGGCGCGGCACGCTGGTCGCGGCGGCGATCGGCGGCGCCGGGCTGGCGTTCTACCTGCTGTCGCGGGCTCTCGGGATGAACCTCACGGTCGTGCCCGAGTCGCTGCCGGGCGAGTGGTGGAAGTTCCCGGTCCTGATCCTGTCGGCGCTCCAGAACTCCGTGGTGGAGGAGGTCATCGTCGTCGGCTACCTGCTGCGCAGGCTGGGGCAGCTGGGCTGGTCCCCGATGGCGGCGCTCGTGGCCAGTTCGGTGCTGCGCGGCTCGTACCACCTGTACCAGGGCATCGGCGGGTTCATCGGCAACATGGTCATGGGCGTCGTCTTCGTGCTGCTGTACCGGCGGTGGGGGCGGGTCGGGCCCCTGGTCGTGGCGCACGCGCTGCTCGACATCGTGGCGTTCGTCGGGTACGCGCTGCTGGCGGGCAAGGTGGGGTGGCTGCCCACAGCGTGA